The following are encoded together in the Flavobacterium sp. TR2 genome:
- a CDS encoding MarC family NAAT transporter, which translates to MELFIYLFAALFSVLNPIGTVPIFVGLTQHDSQKERSRISLWTAINVFIILLVSYFIGQYVLTFFGISIDALRIAGGIVIVNSGFSLLSGKFNKKRGINKKIENEAQHRNDIALTPLAIPMLAGPGSMSLLIAFYQEHHEINEIIISSLAILAIAVAIFAILKSAHYLARILGASGIVAISRIVGFIVISIGIQYIVSAIVNIIKGNF; encoded by the coding sequence ATGGAATTATTTATTTACTTATTTGCCGCTTTATTCTCGGTATTAAACCCAATCGGAACAGTGCCAATTTTTGTTGGATTGACACAACATGATTCGCAAAAAGAAAGATCTCGAATTTCTCTTTGGACTGCAATCAATGTTTTTATCATATTACTGGTCTCTTATTTCATTGGTCAATATGTTCTAACTTTTTTTGGCATCAGTATTGACGCCTTAAGAATCGCTGGCGGAATCGTAATTGTAAATTCTGGATTTTCCTTGCTTTCTGGCAAATTCAACAAAAAACGAGGAATCAATAAAAAAATCGAAAATGAAGCGCAGCACAGAAACGATATCGCCCTTACTCCATTAGCAATACCAATGCTTGCTGGCCCTGGATCTATGTCTCTTTTAATTGCTTTTTACCAAGAACATCATGAAATAAATGAAATCATCATTTCTTCACTAGCGATTTTAGCAATTGCAGTAGCTATTTTTGCAATTCTAAAAAGCGCTCATTACTTAGCTCGAATATTAGGTGCTTCAGGAATTGTTGCGATTTCTAGAATTGTTGGCTTTATAGTTATTTCAATCGGCATTCAATATATTGTAAGCGCAATTGTGAATATTATTAAAGGAAATTTCTAA
- a CDS encoding polysaccharide biosynthesis tyrosine autokinase, which yields MLDIKDLAIFENQSHFDFKGFLLKIASYWKWFLVSLIITFTVAYQINIRKEKIYEMQTLVSIKEENNPFFTSNTSLVFNWGGISDQVNGISTILQSRSHNELVIDKLQFYIDYLEQGEYNLIDSYGAVPFYVDIDKTKGQIANTLISIKFLSENEYQIQIPFESNSVSLITYSNNSYSNTSVQPVIFAKKYKVGESVNLPFLNWRLQINDNPGFYKGKEYFVRFNDFDGTVSQYKGVNVDAGKSGGSILTLSMQGTNKARMVDYLNSTVKMLIKIQLDGKNQFATNTIRFIDSTLVAMESQLKQTGNELKSFQKDKNIYEIEDGGSKVSEKIMDFDVEKDQLTRKIAYYNSLKSYLNNSVDYSRLPAPSVAGIEDPNIVANVSKLIALSTQRSEMAYAVKSEKIFKDFDNQMAAVKNVLQENIVTAKASLLYDLSLVNAKIGQAESTVKRLPGEQQELLKIKRKYDLNDNIYTEFLQKRNEAEIVRASNLSDIHFIDPAKDIGGGLIGPKTSVNYIMALFLGILIPLLFVLVIFFVSNSIQNSEDISKLTQIPLLGVIGLNNDSTNLAVFEKPKSALSESFRGIRSSLQFLYKKQQVSGAKTLMITSSISGEGKTFCSINIATVFALSEKKTVIVGLDLRKPRLADEFQIKSPLGVVNYLIKQNSLDEITNSTLIPNLDVILSGPIPPNPSELILSDGMKELIDELKKKYDYIVLDTPPVGLVADSLELVQFADVTLYIVRQNYTKKDMITLLNTRLKRGELSNVSIILNGYENKAKYGTGYGYGYGAYSNGYHEEEVKAGFWKAFINRIRKS from the coding sequence ATGTTAGATATTAAAGACTTGGCCATTTTTGAAAATCAATCTCATTTTGATTTTAAAGGGTTTCTGCTTAAAATTGCAAGCTATTGGAAATGGTTTCTTGTAAGTTTGATTATTACTTTCACAGTTGCTTATCAGATAAACATTCGTAAAGAAAAGATTTACGAAATGCAAACTTTGGTTTCTATTAAAGAAGAAAATAATCCTTTTTTTACATCGAATACCAGTTTGGTCTTTAACTGGGGAGGAATTTCTGATCAGGTAAATGGGATTTCCACAATTCTCCAATCTAGATCTCATAATGAGTTGGTGATAGATAAACTTCAATTTTATATCGATTATTTGGAGCAAGGGGAGTATAATTTGATAGACTCTTATGGAGCTGTTCCATTTTATGTTGACATTGATAAAACCAAAGGACAGATTGCAAATACATTAATTAGCATAAAATTTTTAAGTGAAAATGAATATCAGATACAGATTCCATTTGAAAGTAATTCAGTTTCGCTAATCACTTATAGCAATAACTCTTATAGCAATACTTCGGTACAGCCTGTAATTTTTGCCAAAAAATATAAAGTAGGAGAAAGTGTTAATCTGCCGTTCTTAAATTGGAGACTTCAAATAAATGATAATCCAGGCTTTTATAAAGGCAAAGAATATTTTGTAAGATTTAACGATTTTGACGGAACAGTTTCTCAATATAAAGGAGTAAATGTAGATGCAGGAAAAAGTGGCGGGTCAATATTAACCTTGTCAATGCAAGGAACTAATAAAGCAAGAATGGTTGATTATTTGAATTCGACTGTAAAAATGCTTATTAAAATTCAGCTTGACGGCAAAAATCAGTTTGCTACCAATACGATTAGATTTATCGATAGTACGCTAGTCGCGATGGAGTCTCAGCTCAAACAGACTGGCAACGAATTAAAATCTTTCCAAAAGGATAAGAATATTTATGAAATAGAAGACGGCGGCTCTAAAGTTTCAGAGAAAATAATGGATTTTGATGTTGAAAAAGATCAGTTAACAAGAAAGATAGCTTACTATAATTCGTTAAAATCGTATTTAAACAATAGCGTTGATTATTCTAGATTGCCGGCTCCTTCTGTTGCAGGAATTGAAGATCCAAATATTGTTGCCAACGTTTCTAAACTTATTGCGCTTTCAACTCAAAGGTCTGAAATGGCTTATGCTGTAAAGAGCGAAAAAATATTTAAAGATTTTGATAATCAGATGGCTGCTGTAAAAAATGTTCTTCAAGAGAATATTGTCACTGCAAAAGCTTCTTTATTGTATGATTTATCTTTGGTAAACGCAAAAATTGGTCAAGCGGAAAGCACAGTAAAAAGACTTCCTGGTGAACAGCAAGAATTATTAAAAATCAAAAGGAAATATGATTTAAATGATAATATTTATACAGAGTTTCTTCAGAAAAGAAATGAAGCAGAAATTGTAAGAGCATCTAATCTGTCGGATATTCATTTTATTGATCCTGCAAAGGATATTGGAGGAGGATTAATTGGGCCAAAGACCTCTGTGAATTATATCATGGCTTTGTTTTTAGGGATTTTAATTCCTTTATTATTTGTTCTGGTAATCTTTTTTGTTAGCAATTCAATTCAGAATAGTGAGGATATTAGCAAGTTAACACAAATTCCTTTGCTTGGAGTTATTGGGCTTAATAATGATTCCACTAATTTGGCAGTTTTTGAGAAACCAAAGTCAGCTCTTTCAGAATCTTTTAGAGGTATTCGTTCTTCGCTTCAGTTTTTGTATAAAAAACAGCAAGTTAGCGGAGCAAAAACATTAATGATTACGTCTTCAATAAGTGGTGAAGGAAAAACGTTCTGCTCAATAAATATTGCCACTGTTTTTGCTTTAAGCGAAAAGAAAACGGTAATCGTTGGTTTGGATTTAAGAAAACCTAGATTGGCAGATGAATTTCAAATAAAATCACCTTTGGGAGTGGTTAATTATTTGATAAAGCAAAATAGCTTAGATGAAATCACTAATTCGACATTAATCCCAAATCTAGATGTAATACTTTCGGGGCCAATTCCTCCAAATCCTTCAGAATTAATTTTAAGTGATGGAATGAAGGAGCTGATTGATGAATTAAAGAAGAAATATGATTATATAGTTTTAGATACTCCGCCAGTTGGTCTAGTTGCAGATTCATTAGAATTGGTTCAATTCGCAGACGTAACATTGTATATCGTAAGGCAGAATTATACTAAGAAAGATATGATAACGTTGTTAAATACGAGACTTAAACGTGGAGAGCTAAGCAACGTAAGCATTATATTGAATGGTTATGAAAATAAAGCCAAATATGGTACCGGTTATGGCTACGGCTACGGAGCTTATTCAAATGGTTATCATGAAGAAGAAGTTAAAGCTGGATTTTGGAAAGCATTCATAAATCGAATCAGAAAAAGTTAA
- a CDS encoding citrate synthase gives MSKIATLEIDGKKVELPVITGSENESAIDINKLRDLTGYITLDPGYKNSGSCTSEITFLDGEEGILRYRGYSIEDLAEKASFLEVSFLLIFGELPTAAQLEDFENGIKKHSLVNEEMKNIIDGFPKTAHPMGVLSALTSALTAFNPKAVNVDNEKEMYEAICKTMAKFLVIATWTYRKSMGYPLNYYDNTKGYVESFMQLMFKLPTGPYAANPVIVNALDKLFILHADHEQNCSTSTVRMVGSSHAGLFASVSAGVSALWGPLHGGANQAVLEMLEEINKDGGDTDKFLAKAKDKNDPFRLMGFGHRVYKNFDPRAKIIKKAATEVLETLGVEDPILEIARKLEKAALEDEYFKSRNLYPNVDFYSGIIYRALGIPTDMFTVMFAIGRLPGWIAQWKEMRENKEPIGRPRQIYTGHPLREFKSNK, from the coding sequence ATGTCAAAAATAGCTACATTAGAAATAGATGGTAAAAAGGTTGAGCTTCCAGTAATCACAGGGAGCGAAAACGAATCAGCTATCGATATCAACAAATTACGTGATTTAACAGGTTATATTACACTTGATCCAGGTTATAAGAATTCAGGATCTTGTACAAGTGAAATCACTTTCCTAGATGGAGAAGAAGGAATTTTGCGTTACAGAGGGTATTCAATCGAAGATCTTGCTGAAAAAGCTAGTTTTTTAGAAGTTTCATTTCTTTTGATTTTTGGTGAATTGCCTACGGCTGCACAATTAGAAGATTTTGAAAATGGCATTAAAAAACATTCTTTGGTAAACGAAGAAATGAAAAATATCATTGACGGTTTCCCTAAAACAGCTCACCCAATGGGAGTGTTATCTGCTTTAACAAGTGCTTTAACAGCTTTTAATCCTAAAGCAGTTAATGTTGATAACGAAAAAGAAATGTATGAAGCTATTTGCAAAACAATGGCAAAATTTTTAGTGATTGCTACATGGACTTACAGAAAATCTATGGGTTATCCTTTAAATTACTATGATAACACAAAAGGTTATGTAGAAAGTTTCATGCAATTAATGTTTAAATTGCCAACAGGACCTTATGCTGCAAATCCAGTAATCGTAAATGCGTTAGATAAATTGTTTATTCTTCACGCTGATCACGAGCAAAACTGTTCTACTTCTACGGTTAGAATGGTAGGTTCTTCTCATGCCGGTTTATTTGCTTCAGTTTCTGCAGGAGTTTCTGCGCTTTGGGGACCTCTTCATGGAGGTGCAAACCAAGCGGTACTTGAAATGCTTGAAGAAATTAACAAAGACGGTGGAGATACAGATAAGTTCTTAGCAAAAGCAAAAGACAAAAACGATCCATTCCGTTTAATGGGATTCGGGCACAGAGTGTATAAAAACTTTGATCCAAGAGCTAAAATCATCAAGAAAGCGGCGACAGAAGTTTTAGAGACTCTAGGTGTTGAAGATCCGATTTTAGAGATTGCAAGAAAACTTGAAAAAGCGGCTCTTGAAGATGAGTACTTCAAATCAAGAAACTTATATCCAAATGTTGATTTCTACTCTGGAATTATTTATAGAGCTTTAGGAATTCCAACTGATATGTTTACTGTTATGTTTGCTATTGGAAGACTACCAGGCTGGATTGCGCAATGGAAAGAAATGCGTGAAAATAAAGAGCCAATTGGAAGACCAAGACAAATTTATACAGGACATCCTTTACGAGAGTTTAAGTCTAATAAATAA
- a CDS encoding dimethylarginine dimethylaminohydrolase family protein: protein MLQLNVKNETSRLRAVVLGSAVHNGPTPTIEEAYDPKSLEHIKAGTYPVEKDMVAEMDAFNAVFQKYDVTVYRPEMIENYNQIFARDIGFVIDDVFVKSNILPDRERELDAIQYVIDQIDPLKVVRPPEEVHIEGGDVMLWNDHIFIGTYKGSDYKDYITARTNMHGVNYIKSLFPNKIVKEFDLVKSKLEARDNALHLDCCFQPVGKNKGIIYKRGFREEADYLYLVKLFGKENLFHIERNEMYNMFSNVFSIDENVVVSEKNFTRLNNWLRENGFTVEEIPYAEISKQEGLLRCSTLPLIRD, encoded by the coding sequence ATGTTGCAATTAAATGTAAAGAACGAAACGTCTCGACTTCGTGCTGTAGTTTTGGGTTCTGCTGTTCATAATGGTCCAACTCCAACTATAGAAGAGGCTTATGACCCTAAATCATTGGAACATATTAAGGCAGGAACTTATCCTGTCGAAAAAGATATGGTTGCTGAAATGGATGCTTTTAATGCAGTTTTTCAGAAATACGATGTAACTGTTTATCGCCCAGAAATGATCGAAAATTATAATCAGATTTTTGCTCGTGATATTGGGTTTGTGATTGACGATGTTTTTGTAAAATCTAATATTCTGCCAGACAGAGAACGTGAGTTAGATGCTATTCAATATGTAATAGATCAGATTGATCCATTAAAAGTGGTTCGCCCTCCAGAAGAAGTTCATATAGAAGGGGGAGATGTCATGCTATGGAATGATCATATTTTTATAGGGACTTATAAAGGAAGCGATTATAAAGATTACATTACCGCAAGAACCAATATGCATGGCGTAAATTATATTAAGTCGCTATTTCCGAATAAAATTGTGAAAGAGTTTGATCTGGTAAAATCTAAATTAGAGGCGAGAGATAATGCTTTGCATTTAGATTGCTGTTTTCAGCCTGTTGGAAAAAATAAAGGTATTATTTATAAAAGAGGCTTTCGCGAAGAGGCAGATTACCTTTATTTAGTAAAACTGTTCGGAAAAGAAAATTTATTTCATATTGAAAGAAATGAAATGTATAATATGTTTTCGAATGTGTTTTCAATTGATGAAAATGTGGTGGTTTCTGAAAAGAATTTTACAAGATTGAATAACTGGCTTCGTGAAAATGGTTTTACGGTTGAAGAGATTCCGTATGCTGAAATTTCAAAACAAGAAGGTCTGTTAAGATGTTCAACATTACCATTAATTAGAGATTAA
- the recR gene encoding recombination mediator RecR — translation MEFSSKLIEKAVNEMSQLPGIGKRTALRLVLHLLKQPKEQTVFLSQALLNMREDIKFCESCHNISDTKVCEICANPIRNHETICIVEDIRDVMAIENTGQFKGIYHVLGGKISPIEGVGPNQLNISSLVAKVKSGKVSEIIFALSSTMEGDTTNFYIYKQIADSKIIISTIARGISVGDELEYADEITLGRSILHRIPFEKTFKNN, via the coding sequence ATGGAATTTTCATCAAAATTAATTGAAAAAGCAGTAAACGAAATGTCGCAATTGCCTGGTATAGGTAAGCGTACAGCACTTCGATTGGTTCTTCATTTGTTAAAACAGCCGAAGGAACAAACTGTCTTTTTATCTCAGGCATTATTGAATATGCGTGAGGATATTAAATTTTGCGAAAGTTGCCATAATATTTCGGATACTAAAGTTTGTGAAATATGCGCTAATCCGATTAGAAATCATGAAACAATATGTATTGTAGAAGATATTCGAGATGTTATGGCCATAGAAAATACCGGGCAATTTAAAGGTATATACCATGTGTTAGGCGGGAAAATTTCGCCCATCGAAGGAGTTGGTCCTAACCAGTTGAATATTTCTAGTTTGGTGGCGAAAGTGAAATCTGGGAAAGTATCGGAGATTATTTTTGCTTTAAGCTCAACAATGGAGGGCGATACAACAAATTTTTATATCTATAAGCAAATCGCGGACTCCAAGATTATTATTTCAACAATAGCGAGAGGAATATCGGTCGGAGATGAATTGGAATATGCAGATGAAATAACATTAGGGAGAAGTATTCTGCACAGAATCCCTTTTGAAAAAACATTTAAAAATAATTAA
- a CDS encoding polysaccharide biosynthesis/export family protein, whose translation MTKKSFFLFLLISALFTSCIPIKDLVYLQDKNDSGEQKAIAAVEAKPYRLQVNDILKINIKAIDPKLVSIFNTTEDQGGQAGKSESALYFDGFTVDDHGNIRMPILGEINVIGYTLEEVRVKIEKKLLEEYFKTEANVFVTVKLAGFRYTINGEVGSTGTKTLFKDNVTILEAVANAGDITTVGNRKEVTVIRQTPTGVQMHDIDLTDVNVMKSPYYYLQPNDYIYVKPLRQKTWGTGQTGIQSIGTIITLLSLATTVYLIIK comes from the coding sequence ATGACAAAAAAAAGCTTTTTTCTATTCTTATTAATTTCAGCATTATTTACCTCATGCATTCCGATTAAAGATCTAGTTTATCTTCAAGATAAAAATGATTCTGGCGAACAAAAAGCAATTGCTGCAGTAGAAGCAAAACCATATCGCTTACAGGTAAATGACATTTTGAAAATCAATATAAAAGCAATCGATCCGAAATTAGTTTCTATTTTTAATACAACTGAGGATCAAGGAGGACAAGCGGGGAAAAGTGAATCGGCTTTGTATTTTGATGGATTTACGGTTGATGATCACGGAAATATTAGAATGCCAATTCTAGGAGAGATTAATGTAATTGGCTATACTCTTGAAGAGGTTCGCGTAAAAATTGAAAAGAAATTACTGGAAGAATATTTTAAGACTGAGGCCAATGTTTTTGTTACAGTAAAGCTGGCAGGTTTTAGATATACCATTAATGGGGAGGTTGGAAGCACTGGAACAAAAACATTGTTTAAAGATAATGTGACCATCTTGGAAGCTGTTGCAAATGCAGGAGATATTACTACAGTTGGAAACAGGAAAGAAGTGACCGTAATTCGACAAACTCCAACAGGTGTGCAGATGCATGATATTGACCTTACTGATGTGAATGTAATGAAATCGCCTTACTATTATTTACAGCCAAATGATTATATTTATGTAAAGCCGCTAAGACAAAAAACTTGGGGAACTGGCCAGACGGGAATACAATCTATTGGAACAATAATTACATTGTTATCTTTGGCTACAACGGTTTATCTAATAATAAAGTAA
- a CDS encoding UDP-glucose 6-dehydrogenase → MKITKICCIGAGYVGGPTMAVIAQKCPHIQVTVVDLNEQRIADWNDPNPENIPIYEPGLSEIVAEARGRNLFFSTDVDRAIDEAQMIFISVNTPTKTYGKGKGMAADLKYIELCARQIARVAKQNKIVVEKSTLPVRTAEAIKSILDNTGNGVQFQILSNPEFLAEGTAVADLLNPDRILIGGDSTPEGEEAIKSLVDVYANWVSKDLILTTNVWSSELSKLTANAFLAQRISSINAMSELCEKTGADVNEVARAIGMDSRIGPKFLKSSVGFGGSCFQKDILNLVYIAKSYGLNEVADYWEQVIIMNDHQKRRFSNKIVQTLYNTVADKKITFLGWAFKKDTNDTRESAAIYVADDLINEQAKISVYDPKVSENKMLSDLNYLETRSREENSKALKVLDNAYEACKDAHAIAILTEWDEFTTYDWKKIYDSMHKPAFIFDGRNILNAKELESIGFVYRGIGS, encoded by the coding sequence ATGAAAATTACAAAAATTTGCTGCATTGGCGCAGGATATGTTGGTGGGCCAACGATGGCAGTTATAGCACAAAAATGCCCGCACATTCAGGTTACAGTTGTTGATTTGAATGAACAAAGAATCGCAGATTGGAACGATCCAAACCCTGAAAATATTCCTATATATGAACCTGGTCTTTCTGAAATTGTGGCGGAAGCAAGAGGGAGAAATTTATTCTTTTCTACAGATGTGGATAGAGCAATAGATGAAGCTCAAATGATATTTATTTCGGTAAATACGCCAACCAAGACGTATGGAAAAGGAAAAGGGATGGCAGCTGATTTGAAATATATAGAGTTATGCGCTAGACAAATCGCAAGAGTAGCCAAACAAAATAAAATAGTTGTAGAGAAATCTACTTTGCCAGTTAGAACTGCTGAGGCCATTAAAAGTATCTTGGATAATACAGGAAATGGTGTTCAATTTCAAATTTTATCTAATCCAGAATTTTTAGCAGAAGGTACTGCGGTTGCAGATTTGTTAAATCCAGATCGAATTTTAATTGGAGGCGATAGTACGCCAGAAGGAGAAGAAGCAATAAAGTCTCTTGTAGATGTTTATGCAAACTGGGTTAGCAAAGATTTGATTTTGACAACCAATGTTTGGTCATCAGAATTGTCTAAACTGACTGCAAATGCATTTTTAGCGCAGCGCATATCGTCAATCAATGCAATGTCAGAACTTTGTGAGAAAACCGGCGCAGATGTGAATGAAGTTGCAAGAGCAATTGGAATGGATAGTAGAATTGGACCTAAATTCTTAAAATCTTCTGTCGGATTCGGGGGGTCTTGTTTTCAAAAAGATATTCTGAATTTGGTCTATATCGCAAAATCATACGGTTTGAACGAAGTTGCAGATTATTGGGAACAAGTCATTATTATGAACGACCATCAAAAAAGAAGATTCTCTAATAAAATTGTACAAACATTATATAATACCGTAGCGGATAAAAAAATTACTTTTTTGGGCTGGGCATTCAAAAAAGACACAAACGATACAAGAGAATCTGCGGCCATTTACGTAGCTGATGATTTGATAAATGAGCAAGCCAAAATTTCTGTTTATGATCCTAAAGTTTCTGAAAATAAGATGTTAAGTGATCTGAACTATTTAGAAACAAGATCAAGGGAAGAAAATAGTAAAGCCCTAAAGGTTTTGGATAATGCTTATGAAGCTTGTAAGGATGCTCATGCAATTGCAATCTTAACAGAATGGGATGAATTCACAACTTATGATTGGAAAAAGATCTACGATTCGATGCATAAACCAGCTTTTATTTTTGACGGAAGAAACATTTTGAATGCTAAAGAATTAGAGTCAATCGGTTTTGTTTACAGAGGTATAGGTTCTTAA
- a CDS encoding CoA-binding protein produces MKSKKTLVIGASTNPERYSFRAVNMLVGKGHSVLAIGQKAGEVAGVKIQTKAMPVKNIDTITLYLNPARQRDYYNYIIESHPKRVIFNPGTENPELYQLLESNGIEVEVACTLVLLATSQY; encoded by the coding sequence ATGAAAAGTAAAAAAACATTAGTTATAGGCGCATCTACAAACCCAGAACGCTACTCGTTTAGAGCAGTCAATATGTTGGTTGGGAAAGGCCATTCGGTATTGGCAATTGGACAAAAAGCAGGTGAGGTTGCTGGAGTGAAAATTCAAACCAAGGCAATGCCAGTTAAAAATATCGATACTATTACTTTGTATTTAAATCCTGCTCGTCAAAGAGATTATTATAACTATATTATCGAATCGCATCCTAAACGTGTAATTTTTAATCCCGGAACAGAAAATCCAGAATTGTATCAATTATTAGAATCTAATGGTATTGAGGTAGAAGTAGCCTGTACATTAGTTTTGCTAGCTACTAGTCAATATTAA
- a CDS encoding SDR family oxidoreductase, with product MENKAKYTILITGGAGFIGSNLTEYFLSLGYKIVCLDNFSTGHRHNLKDFLDNPDFKLIEGDIRNLSDCNLAVEGADYVLHQAALGSVPRSIKDPITTNDVNVSGFLNMLTAARDAKVKRFVYAASSSTYGDSQGLPKVEDVIGKPLSPYAITKYVNELYAEIFSKTYGVETIGLRYFNVFGRKQDPNGAYAAVIPKFVKQFMNHESPIVNGDGNYSRDFTYIDNVIQMNELAMTSQNLEAVNTVYNTAFGDRNTLNDLVKYLKEYLSEFDPEIKKVPVIYGENRAGDIPHSLASIEKAKKMLGYNPKYSLQDGLKEAVGWYWNNLK from the coding sequence ATGGAAAATAAAGCAAAATATACAATTTTAATTACAGGAGGAGCTGGATTTATAGGTTCGAATTTGACCGAGTATTTTTTAAGCTTAGGTTATAAGATTGTTTGTTTGGATAATTTTTCCACAGGTCACCGTCATAATTTAAAGGATTTTTTAGATAATCCAGATTTTAAACTAATTGAAGGCGATATTCGAAATTTATCTGATTGTAATTTGGCGGTTGAAGGGGCAGACTATGTTTTGCATCAGGCAGCTTTAGGATCTGTTCCTAGATCAATAAAAGATCCAATTACAACCAATGATGTAAATGTTTCTGGATTTTTAAATATGCTAACAGCAGCCCGAGATGCAAAGGTTAAACGATTTGTATATGCAGCCAGTTCTTCGACTTATGGAGATTCTCAAGGATTGCCAAAAGTTGAGGATGTCATCGGAAAGCCATTGTCGCCCTATGCAATTACTAAATATGTAAATGAGTTATATGCAGAAATCTTTAGCAAAACGTATGGCGTAGAAACAATCGGTCTTCGTTACTTTAATGTTTTTGGAAGGAAACAAGATCCAAACGGAGCGTATGCTGCTGTAATTCCGAAGTTTGTAAAGCAATTTATGAATCATGAAAGCCCAATAGTTAATGGGGATGGAAATTATTCTCGCGATTTCACATACATTGACAATGTTATTCAAATGAATGAGTTGGCTATGACTTCTCAAAATCTAGAAGCAGTTAATACCGTTTACAATACAGCATTTGGAGATAGAAACACATTAAATGACTTGGTGAAATATTTAAAAGAATATTTGTCAGAGTTTGATCCAGAAATAAAAAAGGTTCCAGTTATTTATGGAGAAAACAGAGCAGGAGATATTCCACATTCTTTGGCAAGTATTGAAAAAGCAAAAAAAATGCTAGGGTATAATCCAAAATATTCGTTGCAAGATGGATTGAAAGAGGCTGTAGGATGGTATTGGAATAATTTAAAATAA
- the ctlX gene encoding citrulline utilization hydrolase CtlX: MKQTTNAIVMIRPVAFRMNEQTAVNNYYQKVLDGLLPSTVNAKAQQEFDAFVEKLRAVGVDVTVVDDNLETDTPDSIFPNNWVSFHENGDVALYPMFAENRRQERREDILDTLEEKGFEISNIMDYTSAEEDGIFLEGTGSLLLDRANGKAYCALSPRADEELFIEFCEDFDYAPVIFEAFQTVDGERKLIYHTNVMMCLGETFAVICADSIDDKKERKMVLDNLKQDGKEVVLITEAQVNNFAGNMLEVRGKDDKRYIVMSASAYQSLTPKQIAQLENHAEILSSSLDTIEACGGGSARCMMAEVFLPRS; this comes from the coding sequence ATGAAACAAACTACTAATGCTATTGTGATGATTCGGCCAGTTGCATTCAGAATGAATGAACAGACGGCTGTCAATAATTATTATCAAAAAGTGTTGGACGGACTTTTGCCGAGTACTGTTAATGCTAAAGCACAACAAGAATTTGATGCTTTTGTAGAAAAACTAAGAGCAGTTGGCGTTGATGTAACTGTTGTTGATGACAATTTGGAGACTGATACTCCGGATAGTATTTTTCCAAATAACTGGGTTTCATTTCATGAAAATGGAGATGTGGCACTTTATCCAATGTTTGCTGAAAATCGCCGTCAAGAACGTCGCGAAGATATTTTGGATACTTTGGAAGAAAAAGGATTTGAAATTTCTAATATTATGGATTATACTTCTGCAGAAGAAGATGGCATTTTCTTAGAAGGAACAGGAAGTTTATTGTTGGATAGAGCAAACGGAAAAGCATATTGTGCATTGTCGCCACGTGCAGATGAAGAATTGTTTATAGAGTTTTGTGAGGATTTTGATTATGCTCCTGTAATTTTTGAAGCTTTTCAAACTGTTGATGGCGAACGTAAATTAATTTATCATACTAATGTGATGATGTGTTTAGGCGAAACTTTTGCTGTGATTTGTGCAGATTCTATTGATGATAAAAAAGAGCGTAAAATGGTTTTGGATAATCTTAAACAAGACGGAAAAGAAGTTGTTTTAATAACAGAAGCTCAAGTAAATAATTTTGCGGGAAATATGCTTGAAGTTCGCGGAAAAGATGATAAGAGATATATCGTGATGAGTGCTTCTGCGTATCAAAGCCTGACTCCAAAACAAATTGCGCAGTTGGAAAATCATGCAGAAATTTTAAGTTCAAGTTTGGATACAATTGAAGCTTGCGGAGGAGGAAGCGCCAGATGTATGATGGCCGAAGTTTTCTTACCGAGAAGTTAA